In Fragaria vesca subsp. vesca linkage group LG5, FraVesHawaii_1.0, whole genome shotgun sequence, the genomic stretch GAGGAAAGGATTTTATCCTCCCCGAGTTATTGAACTTGGAAAAGTTTAAGGTTTCAAAAACATACCTTTCTAGAGGCTGCCGAGAGGAGAAATAACGTTTCGCCTACTTATACTTCGAATTTGGGGCTGAAAATTTGATAGCAGCTCTGGATGGGGAAGCTGCTGTCAAAATTTCAGGTTGATCGGAGCAAGGGAAGGTGGTGAACCGGTGGTCGGTAGCGACGGCGGTCTGGAATCTTTGGGCGGCCGGTTCGGAGACTTTCCGGCCGGTTCTCAGGGTGAGACCGGCGGCGTTGGATCCGGGGCGGAGAGAGTTTTCTGGGGATATAAAATTCCGGCGGAGGGCAGTCGGAATTTTGGTCGAAAATCGGGAAAAACAAAGCTGCCCGATTTTAGGGTTTTGATTTTTAGGGTTTAGAAAAAAAATGGTGGGCTATTGGCTCTAGGGTTAGAACAAAGTGCATGATAACGTGATAAAGGATAAAGTGTAAAGACAAAGAGATAGCAAGAGAGTCATCATCTTATTCATTGATAGGAGCCCTTTATATAGGAAATTACACAATACCAATATGGTAAGGATATGAATACATAGATCTAGTCTAACTACATATCCTATTGGCATAAAGCCAAGACACACATAGAGAATATCGTAGAACAAAACATGCTTTTTCGACATGAAGTTCTCACACGAGAAAAGAAATATGTCACAAGAATACATTGTGGGAACGATATTTACCAAGGATTGAGTTATTAGTGACATAAGACTTATATATCAATGAAAAATATTCCTTTTGATGAATGATTAGCCGGGTGATGTGGATTGTGATATTGATAGAATGGAATGTTAGATTATAGGTCATAGTGATTATAATTACGACAAACTAGTAGGTTGTTGAAATGATGGTCAATAAATCATAAATCATGTGATTGTGATGCTTGTGACATAGTCATGAACTCATGCTTGGTAGAGGAAGCCAGTGTTGTTGATCTGTTTGGAAATGGCCCAATACTTCTCATTCAAAAATCAAATGCTGCTGCAGACATTATATATTGGGCTTTGCATGCATTTGAGATTATGAACTTGTGGGCGGATGCTTGATGGCCCAAGGACCCAAATCAAGTTCAAAACTCATTGTAGTAATTTCATTATTGATGAAGGTTTTCTCTTTGATACCAAACCAATAACAATGACCATCTAACCACCACTGCCAATATATGGACAAATTCTCTTGAAGTGTGGAAAACGTGGTAGACAACTAGACATGCCTTGTGGCCAATAGACTCCCAGGAAAAGCCATGGGTCACATTAAGCTACCTTAATAACCACTATGGATGGTCGGACTGTTAGCCCTACATGGAAAATGACCAATTGATATTTGATAATATGGCATGTGCATCAAGTCCCTACCTTGTTTCATTCTTCATTCTAAGCTTCAAAGCAATGACAGGATTGACAGCTAGTCTCTACTTACCAGATAACTCTGATACATACTCCACCTTGTTCTCATTTCTCAAACAAGAAGCAAATTTCATAGATCTTGTAAACAAAATAAGACTCGACTCAAAACACACTTGGAAAATGAAGTGTAATCAACCAATACATAAATAGATATAGAGAAAGGTGGTTCTTCAATGCTAGCTAGTTGGTTGAAGCTGCAGCTGGTGTTTGGTTGGAAACTGGATACTTCCTAGCATTCTTGACAATCTTACTGAGTGCTGCTTGTCCAAGATCAATGCCGCAAACATCGGCAAGCTGGATCAGATAGAGCAGCACATCAGAGAGCTCCTCTCCTAAATGTTCTTTGTCATCAGAACTCCAGTTTGGTAGTCCTCTTGCAACTTCACCCTTCCACTGGAAGATCTCAGACAGCTCCCCAACCTCTCCAACCTGCAGGATAATATATAATTTATATAAGTATATATATATATATATAAACAAAAACAAGAGGCTTGAATTGAGTTATCTAATATAGTTTGATAATTACTTACTAGTGCTAGAAGAAGATTTCTAGGACTGTGGTATTGTTCCCAATCTCTAACTCGAGAAAACTCAGCAAGCCTGTCTCTCAGTTCCTGAAGTGAAACATCTTTGTTTTCATTTCTTGAAAACTCATAGGAGCTCCCCATTTTCTCTAAATTCTACTCCTAGCTAGCTCTCTTTCAGTCTTTCCTACACTTTGCCTCATGCACAAGCAGCACAACCAAATATATAAAGACAGAATATATTTGGAATTTTTAATTGAAACTAAAATGCTATAGTGGAGGGGTACTTGATGGAAAACTTAAAACAGTAATGATTTCAGGTATGACAAAGATGTCCATTCCTATCATTCATGACTTGAAATCATTAAAAAACAAAAAAAAAATTACTAGGAATGTGTCATCAGTAGGTGCAAAACTTCAAGTAGGCATTTTAGGCTTTAGCTCATTTATAGTCTCATCTATACCTCCACAGTCCACAGAATATAGTCTCAAATCCTTTGGAATCCAGCTTTGTTCCTCCAGAATTTTGGATCTATACTCCCACCATAGAACTGACGGTGAATTTTGCTTGCAATCACGGATTTCAAGAATCGTAAAAGATTTTGTTTCTCTATATGAACATCATTGGCTTTATGTTTGCTTCTGTAAACCCGGAAATTGCGATTCTAGTGTGGATAAACATGAAAACAAAGCATTCATGTCCCTAATCGTATGATTTTGAAGCCAGCTAAGACCTACTGAAGGAAATAGTGTTTTGCTTGCATATGCTTTAAGCTTGAGCTGAATTTACTTTTACCCTGTCCTGATCTCAACGAGTACAGAAGTGAAAGAAAGCTATAGTTGCCACAATATCACAACAGTACAGTGGTGCTTCCAAGAGCAAAATGCTGGAACACTAAACTTAGGCTTGAGCAGATGTTAGGTGAAAACTACATGTTTATATACAGTACATGACTACATGAAACTGTTATTATTCGTATCTGAATTGCATGGTGATTATTGTTGGATTCATATTCATATGAAAGAGTGTCGGCATTTTCAGAACCATTGTCTGTAGATTCAATACATAACAAGTATGAGCTCCGAGTCACCATCAATCTGATTCATCTTTCCATCATACTTGAAATCAAATGAACAGTTCAATTCTATTTTCAATCAAAGTAGACTTGAATTGAAAAAAGTAAATAAAAATTTCATGTCAGCCTCAAGTTTTAGATTTTGAAATGATTGAATTCAAGAATGTTCACTTCTGCTGTGTACTTATAGCATATGGACATGAGACTCTTTGTATTGCTCCCCTGTACTTCCAGTAAGTAGAAAAAAGATTGATATGTACTTCAAATCGCTCTTTCTTTGAAACTTCAGATGCTAAACTTAACAATTTGCTTTCCATAGTCCTGTATGAATCTTTGTAATAGCGATTGGTTGAGGCTTCCCAACTTTGGTTTATGTTAGTTTTCTTTGTTCTGTTACGAGTTTTAGGTTTGTTGTTTGTTTTCGGTGGGAGTAGAGCTAGGTCTTTCCTACTATGGTGTACTATTTCTTGAATCTTCAAATTGGGAAATCTCCAACTGAATAGCTATTCACTTGTATCTCTCTACAAATGTTATCTCATCGAGGTTGGAAAGTCAGTAAAAGACTAATAGATAAATAAAAAATCTGAGCCTTTTGTAAGGAACAAATTTGTACTGCACTGCACAACAAAATGAGCAATTAATTTTCAGAACCTGTGGCTTGGTTGGGACTTGGGAGGTCTCAAGTGTTCTTAGGTCTAAGAGTGATCAACAGCAATGTACAAGCTCATTTGAAAATTGAACTCAGAATCTGAAAAATCAAGAAGAGCTAATGGGCCAAACTGAGTTGATTCTCTGTAACATAATGAATGATATCTATTTGCAAGAAGAGCTACAGAAACAAATTCTATGCACACAAATGTGAACTATAAAACATTTTTAGCATTATATATGGACATTCCCTAATATTAAAAATTATCAAAATGAAGGAGGAGAACCATAACTAAAATCCCCTTGGAGATTGACTATCTTTATAAGCATAGCTAAAACTTCCTTCATGTTTGGTCTGGACTGTGGTGCCTCAGCTGTGCACTTTATGCCAACCCTTAGTAACTCACACATCTCTTCAGCCCCATCAACTAGTCCAGACCCCATAAGCATAACCGGCATCACAGAACGATTGAATCCTAGCCGGCCATTTCCCATCACCCTTCTGGCCCATTCCACTAGACACTCCTCTCCTCCATCCACTGCTCTCCTCCCAGTTGCCAGTTCCATTGCTAGGACTCCATAACTGTACACATCGCCTTTCGTTGTGGCTTGCCATGTCTGCCCATATTCTGGTGCAACATAACCAACAGTCCCAGCCACCATTGTGCTCACATGACTATCCCCTGCATCAACAATTCTAGCCAGCCCAAAATCTGTTACTCTTGCCTTCCCATCCTTATCTAGCAGCACATTGCTAGCCTTCACATCACGGTGTACAATAGCAGGGTAGCACTCGTGGTGTAGAAACATCAAGGCTCTAGCCACATCCACTGCTATATCAATCCGCCTGCGCCATCTTAGTCTTACTTTGTCACATATAATATCCTCCAAGCTCCCACCTTCCATGTACTCATAGACTAATATTTTCTCTGAACCATCATGACACCAGCCATGAAGTTGCACAAGATTTGGGTGAGGCCAACCAAACCCATTTCCAGTAAGAACTTCCATCTCAGCTCGAAATTCCCTTTCGCCTTCAAGTCCTTCTCTTTGAAGCTTCTTCACTGCTACTTCTCTACCATCAGGCAACACTCCTTGGTACACAGTTCCAAACCCTCCCCTCCCTATGATCCTCCCTTCTGAAAAGTTTCCTGTGGCCTTCAAAATGTCAGCATGTGTGAAAGCTGTTTTGTCCAGTCGAATGACTTTGACAGTATCCGATAGCCAAGGTGATGAAGAGTTTGAGCTTGATGCAAAGTCATGCCGGTATTTACCGTGTGACAGCAGATACCCTTGTGGCTCATCTGCTGGCCCCTTCATATGTAAGCACATTATAAGTGAAAAGACTCCACATATCAAGAATGTCAGTACTAGCCCTAAAAACACCAAATAAGTAGCAATCTTTGCAGGCTTTTTCAGGTTTTCAGTTGGTTTGTTTCTTGAGTGATCTGTGGAGTCAGTGAGAAACTTCGGAAGGATAAGTAGAGGGTCACCAAGGTAGGACTCCTTTTCAAACGTTGCCAACTGTCCACTTGAAGGAATAACACCAGATATGAGTGGATTGTATGAGACATTAAACTTGCTTAGCTCATGCAAGCTGTTTAAGCTTACAGGAAATGTACCAGAAAAGTTATTGTAGGACAAATCAAGATTCTGCATACACATGATGTTACCAATTTCCATTGGGATTTCGCCCGAGAAACTGTTATCGGTAAGGTTAAACACTACAAGTGGAATTTGTCCAATCCCTGCAGGGAGTTCTCCAGTTAATTGATTGAAAGCCAAATTGATCATACTAAAATTGTGCATCTCACCAATCTCTGGAGGGACCTGACCTGAAAGCTGGTTCCCACTCAGTTGCACATAACCTGAGATTTGCAATGTCCTTACTGCAGAACCAGCTACACATATTGGGAAAAGGCCATTTCCTTTAAGTAGTCGATCCCATATGCTTCGACAACTTTTCCTGGTTAGGATTGTGTACACAAAACTGAATGGAGGGTAGTCTGCTGGAATCCATCTCTTCATTGCTAAGCACTCCCCGGATCCAGCTACGATCTGATCCTCGTTCTCATTGTTTGATTCAAATGTTGGACCAGGATTTGTCCCAATATTCATCAACTCATATGGGATTGTTCCATTGAGCTTGTTGTTGGAAAGGTTCAGCCACAACAAGCTAGTACAATTCCCTAACTCCCTAGGAATTGGACCTGTTAGAGAATTATCAGCAAGCATCAACCACAAAAGAGACCTTAACTTTCCTATGGTGGCAGGAATTGACCCAGTTAGGCTGTTGAAAGAAAGGTCCAGTGCTTGGAGCTGTGTCAAATTTCCATACTCTGGTGGTATAGTTCCATTGAATTCATTGTAGGCGAGGAACAAGTACTTCAAGCTTGACATTTCAGCAATTTCAACTGGTAAAGAACCTGTAAAGTGGTTGTGACTGAGATCCAACCGAGATATATTAGGTAGCTTGAGAATTCCAGATGAATATATACCACCTATGTATGAGTTTGAGTGCAGCACAAGAAACTTCACCTGCGTAAATCTCCCAAAAATCTCTTGTATATCTCCACCAAAATTGTTCCTGCTCAAATCCAAGAACACCAAGTTGCTCAAATTCAAAAGAGCTTCCGGGATCACTCTAGAAAAACTGTTATTTCCCAAGAACAAAGTCTCCAGACTCCAGAGACTTCCAATCTCAGATGGAATCAGCCCTGTAAATTTGTTTCCCCACAGATTCAATGTAACCAAATTCCGGCAATTTGATATCTCCTTTGGAACGTCACCAGAAAAATTGTTTACTGACAGGTCTAAACTCACCAAGCTACAAGTGCCATTGAAAATAGAAGGCAAAATAGCCCCACTCAGATCATTCTCAGACGCAGAAAACTCCCTAAGCCTTGTGAATCCAACCCACACATCACCACTGAAATTGTTTGAGCTCAGATCCAAATACTGCAAATTATAGCACTCATCAAAGTACTGGTCAATTCTACCAGTGAAGTTATTGGAGGACACATTTGCCACCACCAAGTTCTTGCAAATTCCAGGGAAGGTCATCTTCATATCCCCATAAAGCCTATTCACAGTCAAATCAAGAACCTCCAATTGACTCAACCCCTGCAATCTCAGCTCACCTTCAAGAATGTTATGTGACAAATTCAAGTACTTGAGGCTCTGGCATTGACTCAAGTCCTCCGGGATAGCTCCACCGAGAGTGTTATCCGATAAGTCCAGCTCCGAAAGCTGTGTCAAAGCCGAGAAGTTTCCGAACATCTGACCTGTGATTTTGCTGTCAGTGAGATATATTCCGGTAACTCTTCTGTCACCATTGCATTTAACTCTAGGCCAATCACAGGGGCTAATGCTGCTCTGGTTCCATTCTGAGTATCTGCCTTGGTTTACTTTGTTATGTTCTTGAAGAAAAGCTTTAAGGCTCAGCAGAACTTCTATGTCTGTGTTTAGAGAATCTCCAGCTACAACTTCAGCTGTGAATACCAATCAAAACAGAGTTGCAGACTCTTATTAGATAATATCAAAAATTAAAATAAAATTTAAAAAAAAATTCAACCTCGAAAAACGTAACTATGAGACATCTGACAATGTCTGACAAGTGTTTTGATTAACACTCAATCTTTCTCGGGAAATGATCAACTGGGTTGAATTAAAAACACTAAAACAACAAAACCCAGATAAATATTTCAACTTTTCAACATGAACAAGTACCTGTGATCATGATGATGAGTGAGAATATGGAAGAACAACACCACACTGAGCGCCATGAATGAGTTTTCGAGTTGCTGTACATGATTTTCTGACCTCCACTATGATCAAGAAGCTAAACAAAAATGAAAGAATTATGATTTTGATTGAGGGTGCGTAAAGATTAGAATTTACAGGTTCATGAAATGTGGAAGTTTGAAACTTGGAAGTTTGAATATGTTTGTGGAATGTCGTTGAAGACACATAGAGCGCCTGCATATACAGACTTGGATCGACGTCCTTCTCAATTTTGCTTCTTCTATTTCATTTACGCTTTAAAAAAATATGTAAAAAATGCATTAGATTATTGATTTCCAGTTGAAAAATATTTATACTATTGGTCTGAAAGCTCTGGTTGGTTAAGATAGTACTAAAGGGTTGAGCCGCAGAAGTTGACCGGTTCGGTTAAACCGGCTCGGCGATTTGACTCGGAGACAGAAAAGGGAGTCTTTGTGACGACTATATATATTGATATGCTTTCACGTTGGTTTGTTTGGACTTGGATTCTAGAATTGATATGGTCTTCTCCTTCCTTCTTTTGCATATAAACAGAATCATATTATATGCTCGAATTGAAATTTGGTGGAAATTGCACTAATATTGTGTGTTGCTTTATATCAATCTATGGAAGTTTACAAGCAGAGAATGAAGCAAAGGCGGAAAGGGAATAACATCTTCCATGAGTGAAAAGGGCACTCATGGTTTTGATGTGTAGGTTGCAAAGTGTTTGAGAACGTACGTACAATAAAAAGTTGTAATTCTCTATCTTTCCCTAAATAGAGTGAATAATTGGAATTTCTTTCTAAGCAATTGAAAATTTGAGTTGGACTCGTTTCCTTTCTAATCACATTATTAGTTCATAAACCATGCATCTATCTAATTGCAAGGTGGAAGGGTGAGAAAATATTCTTTGAAAGAGAAAAAGAAAAAATGGAGAAAAGATTAGAGAAAGTCGACCGGTTTAGCGTGTATATTTTCTCTATGACAATATGTATATATACCAAGTGTTTGAGTTTCGCATAGAACTCAATCCCAAGACAGAGTGACATCGTTGGAATATTATCGGAGCTAGACTGTTTTCCACATAGAACTCGAGAGCGGTTAATAATATTCCGCAGACTAAAAATATTTATCCCAGCTTTTAGTAAGACACAAAGCTTGGAGTGCAATGTAACTTACCTATCATTTGAATTGACATAGTATATGGATGATTTGTGTCATGGTGGCTCACCTAATTACAAATTACAATCAGATGCTGACAATGGTGAAATAGATTAGTATGTTAATGAACTTGCAAAATTTGGAGTGATTAAACTGTTCGTTTGGGTCATTGCAATCTGAGACACATAATCCACCAATACCTGAACGTTTTCCTCATGGTCGCATAGCGAGAAGAATCAGTTCAAACTCCATTATTGGCTATATACTATAATTAACAAAATCTAATTCGGCAGCTATATAATTGAAAAGTTGGAGGACTAATAATGTGAAAAAACAAATCTTGAATTCTTTGGTAAGTTCTCATTTTGGTAGCAAGGCAATCTTGGTCTTTGTTTTTCGATGAATGATCAAAAGGGATCCGTACCACATATCAAACTTTGATTTAGGTACTTCGTTCAATTCCCAACAAACTTCTAAGAAATGGACCCTCACTATCAGTGATGGGGTGCACATCGATCTGCTTCTTAATCTGGCCTAGAATTTCTGGTCTTACTCGCAGTATGTGATCATGCCACGCTTTTCTACACATCAAGCCGAGATTTGGGAAAATTCTATCTCATATCTTTATGTATACAGGTGTTTTTGGCATGGACCTTCTAGTCAAAAATGGCTGTTTTCCAATTACATCAGAAGCATTTTTATAAATACAATCTTACACATAAACTGATCTTAAGTTTACTGTTATCCTAATCTAGTGCATGTTATACTATTTGCGATTAGGGTACGTGTTGACCAAATAGTTCTAATTCGTAATACAAAAAGTGTTTGATTGAAACTAATCTCTACTATAATAAGGCCAACAGTAAAGAAATTCATTAAATTGTACGCTGTCATAATTACTTTTAATGAGACGAAACAAATAAAATAAAGGTTATTATTGTAAATAACAAAATAAATAAACAAAATAAAATAAAACATAAATATGATCGAGGAGAACTAAACTAAAATTAACCTTTCAAGTTTCTTTACAGGTGATCGTGATCCTGTGCAATCTGTAAAATGCTAGTATTTAGAAAAGTAGCTAGAGGAATCAGGTAATAGAGCAAACTAACACTTATATTCTGAAAAAAAAAAGATTGTGTGGATTATCGACCATAGATCTTTCCAAGTTTCGTGAACAGTGAGTATACTTAATTACCCAATTGTTTTGTCAAAATGTGAATTGCAAACTGGGGGCTGTTTCTACTTTCTCTGGTTCATTTTCTTTTTTCTGCAGAAATCTCTTGTTTACGAGGGACAATGTTTGTAGGCAACCAAACATACGTACTAAAGAGTCCGGATCGTTGTATGATATGATTAATATAAGATAAGAATATTGCATATCCTTAAAATACAAAACAATTAAGCACAAAAGTCCTCAATACACCAGACAGGAAACCAATCAAGAAAATGACTTAAAAGCTGTTCTATTACATCATTGCCCGGGAATGCCTGCATACGTATAGTATTTATGTAATTAATCAAATCGTTAGAAAGAAAATAACTGGTCAAAGAAACATGTTTGTTTGGTTTTTCTCATGGGGGTTTGATCAAGATATGAGAGACTAGCAGGGTTAGGGTTTCACTTTCCAAAGGCAATGCGACGAGTCGTGTGGGTCATAGGACTCGTCGTACGTAGGTGTATGATACAAAGGTCGGCCGACCGTCTTGATATTGGACTTGGCTTCACGGCAAAGGTTAACTGGAACTCTCCATTTTCTGATTTGATTTCATCATACAAGACTCGATCACTGTATGTTCATGTGGGTACGTGGTTGTCACTGTTTATATTCATGCATTTTTCAAATCCAAAGTCAAATTAGATGACGACGTCGACTCTATTTGTCAATTATTTTGTGATTATTCTCTTCTTTATTGTTGTTGTTGTTGAGAGAGAGAGAGCTCTGATCTTGTTGCTGGGGTTGTTGTTCTGATGTATGTCGATCAATCAGTGTTAGCTAGAGCTTGCCCGCTCTATGTACCACAGAAGGTGACGAAACAAAACTAGCT encodes the following:
- the LOC101304484 gene encoding probable LRR receptor-like serine/threonine-protein kinase At1g74360-like, producing the protein MEPNNNDCEMEWGDCLDAMLAGLSYELHDLYHDNYHADALAQELIALTEIDIDNDYLIEDVQLMNHRDIEAPNQDVDTDQPFQYLYSSLTEYDTEYGDHLVLESDMLLMDFEFSIDMDTDDNGNEEIDRITLESMETYMAMTIPTSKSAIEELEKVRFESVEAARHAGLCVISEVVAGDSLNTDIEVLLSLKAFLQEHNKVNQGRYSEWNQSSISPCDWPRVKCNGDRRVTGIYLTDSKITGQMFGNFSALTQLSELDLSDNTLGGAIPEDLSQCQSLKYLNLSHNILEGELRLQGLSQLEVLDLTVNRLYGDMKMTFPGICKNLVVANVSSNNFTGRIDQYFDECYNLQYLDLSSNNFSGDVWVGFTRLREFSASENDLSGAILPSIFNGTCSLVSLDLSVNNFSGDVPKEISNCRNLVTLNLWGNKFTGLIPSEIGSLWSLETLFLGNNSFSRVIPEALLNLSNLVFLDLSRNNFGGDIQEIFGRFTQVKFLVLHSNSYIGGIYSSGILKLPNISRLDLSHNHFTGSLPVEIAEMSSLKYLFLAYNEFNGTIPPEYGNLTQLQALDLSFNSLTGSIPATIGKLRSLLWLMLADNSLTGPIPRELGNCTSLLWLNLSNNKLNGTIPYELMNIGTNPGPTFESNNENEDQIVAGSGECLAMKRWIPADYPPFSFVYTILTRKSCRSIWDRLLKGNGLFPICVAGSAVRTLQISGYVQLSGNQLSGQVPPEIGEMHNFSMINLAFNQLTGELPAGIGQIPLVVFNLTDNSFSGEIPMEIGNIMCMQNLDLSYNNFSGTFPVSLNSLHELSKFNVSYNPLISGVIPSSGQLATFEKESYLGDPLLILPKFLTDSTDHSRNKPTENLKKPAKIATYLVFLGLVLTFLICGVFSLIMCLHMKGPADEPQGYLLSHGKYRHDFASSSNSSSPWLSDTVKVIRLDKTAFTHADILKATGNFSEGRIIGRGGFGTVYQGVLPDGREVAVKKLQREGLEGEREFRAEMEVLTGNGFGWPHPNLVQLHGWCHDGSEKILVYEYMEGGSLEDIICDKVRLRWRRRIDIAVDVARALMFLHHECYPAIVHRDVKASNVLLDKDGKARVTDFGLARIVDAGDSHVSTMVAGTVGYVAPEYGQTWQATTKGDVYSYGVLAMELATGRRAVDGGEECLVEWARRVMGNGRLGFNRSVMPVMLMGSGLVDGAEEMCELLRVGIKCTAEAPQSRPNMKEVLAMLIKIVNLQGDFSYGSPPSF
- the LOC101295813 gene encoding dCTP pyrophosphatase 1-like; this encodes MGSSYEFSRNENKDVSLQELRDRLAEFSRVRDWEQYHSPRNLLLALVGEVGELSEIFQWKGEVARGLPNWSSDDKEHLGEELSDVLLYLIQLADVCGIDLGQAALSKIVKNARKYPVSNQTPAAASTN